The Plasmodium brasilianum strain Bolivian I chromosome 11, whole genome shotgun sequence nucleotide sequence aaagTTAGTtatcaattttaatttattcccCTTTAAGTTTATTGACTTGTTGGAGGAATGTGTACTTGAGAGTGAGCAATATGAAGATGTAGATGATCAGAGATTAAATGCGGTGTTGGTATTGGAAAGTAAGTCTACTCCAGAAACTAATAACTACGGTACAAATAACGATTCAGATAAGTTTTATCCCAGCTACGGGAATAGTGGTAGTAACTATAGAACAGATAGGCAAGCCAAACAAGATTGGCAAACGAGACAGGACGAGAAGCGGAATGGGCATCCCGAAAATGCAACCCTTAACCTAGTAGAAATAAATCAGTTTAAGGAACTTACTCATCtttctttaatattaaaaagagcGGACGACGAGAATGTGATAAAGTATTTGTGCAATaacatgaaatatataaaagaatacaaTGACgaagtaataaaaaagctaaatgatgaaataattaataacagtaataataataaacaaataaaagcaCTTGAAAATACTATAGGAAATATGAAAGACAAAATGAAGGCTCTAAAATGCGATTTTAGTAATACgttaaataatgatataaacaatttaaaagaagaacATCAGAAAGTTATAGAACGAAAGGAAGAGAAATTTAATTTAGAATATGAAGAATTAAAGAAAGatttagaaaattttaaaaataaatataatgaattaaatacGCTAAAAGAAGAGCATGAAAAACATATATCCACCTTAAatagtaaaatgaaattggtaaaaaatgaattagatgaaaaaaacataaatttttttaaactaataaaggaaaaagaaaatttagaaaatgaaaaaaaggagttagaaaattttaaaactacATTTACTATAGaatacaataatttaaaaagtaaatatgaaaaagaatgTGAAAGTAATATTTCTCAAAATTCTAGTTATGAAAGCATAAAAATGAGTAATACTACACTTGAAAcggaattaaaaaaatataaagatagAAATAGTAAAttggaaaaagaaattaatattGCTATTGATGAAATAAACAAAGGTAATGATATTATTACCAAGTTACAAACTCAActcaaaaaaatgaaagacaaactaaaaacaaaaactaTCGAACATGTCAACATTGAAAAGGTCAGTTCACAAAATGTAAATGAAATAACCAAACTGCAAAAAGAACTCAATAGTTTGCAAACAAAACTCAGTGAAAAGAATTCAGCCGAGCAAGTTCTCAGAAGAGAAATTGACAATTTGCAGCGAAGGAATGAGGAAATCGTCAAGGAGCTCAACATATCCCGAGAGGGTTAGTGCCTACaggggaagaaaaaaaataagaagcaaaaaaaattagaaacaaaaaattgcCTCCCTTCTACTGCTTAAATCGGTTGTTCTAGGGGCACTCTTAGCATGCACTTCACGTGTA carries:
- a CDS encoding spindle assembly abnormal protein 6, producing the protein MNTVYNYSECSFSNVEDTKTNANASTITNTYTKTNTNISSNTSTNTNIGNNTNTTINTNPNNYSAVSSSSGYDNYFEGIEKRTDSINITNESYMYWSSLNSAENNPVQNSTAQSSTAQSSTAQSSTAQSNTVQSNTVQSKAKGNYEDINNHKVNIMLNYNNNNIRNNKELAINVKDSIAPNDSHHISSGNSNGNANGCGNDCDSSDAPNCLQLYNNIDMSFIYNKYDKNGLIYCKRIKFHLKDERNNDYVVDYLIVKLNTLKTGSGKQYMRLELSDDKNESFFYYLDLFEENYEKIKKEQKLVINFNLFPFKFIDLLEECVLESEQYEDVDDQRLNAVLVLESKSTPETNNYGTNNDSDKFYPSYGNSGSNYRTDRQAKQDWQTRQDEKRNGHPENATLNLVEINQFKELTHLSLILKRADDENVIKYLCNNMKYIKEYNDEVIKKLNDEIINNSNNNKQIKALENTIGNMKDKMKALKCDFSNTLNNDINNLKEEHQKVIERKEEKFNLEYEELKKDLENFKNKYNELNTLKEEHEKHISTLNSKMKLVKNELDEKNINFFKLIKEKENLENEKKELENFKTTFTIEYNNLKSKYEKECESNISQNSSYESIKMSNTTLETELKKYKDRNSKLEKEINIAIDEINKGNDIITKLQTQLKKMKDKLKTKTIEHVNIEKVSSQNVNEITKLQKELNSLQTKLSEKNSAEQVLRREIDNLQRRNEEIVKELNISREVNLRLNKEITNNNLDVYTAKMNNMGGPPNVLPGTNFRVDTNLLDTDLFTKLKANLKNSSPPNCMPAYAMDNNMNNLNLINGKIDTLDISDRYNKPVKFIPPGI